One part of the Candidatus Neomarinimicrobiota bacterium genome encodes these proteins:
- the glgP gene encoding alpha-glucan family phosphorylase, whose protein sequence is MKNFRRITVQSFVPEELQELKQFSYNLWWSWKPNAQKLFRTLGNELWYDVEHNPLKLLKYLSQNQFNTKANDPEFLDMMKSVMDEFNHYMSRKDTWFDKTYPEKKDFLVAYFSAEFGIHESVPVYSGGLGILAGDHCKSASDLGIPLVGVGMMYKQGYFNQQIDGDGNQENMYPSYDFGEIPIQLTRDEKGNPRKIFINLPGRKVYAQIWRMQAGRTSIYLLDTDIQENLPEDRILTSQLYGGDHEMRITQELLLGIGGVRALRLLGYKPSVWHMNEGHSAFLVLERVRELVDQGIAFDVAKEIVSSNSIFTTHTPVSAGHDAFDEALMHKYFDHCFQNYGLDWNTFFMLGRDVNKNFSMTVLAMKMAKSCNGVSRLHGEVSRRLWSDVWKDIPLCEIPITHVTNGIHTETWVSREFRKLYNEYLGDDWILRIDDPEMWKTVNDIPAGRIWNVHKTRKQRLVDVVKQRIRNRDQRNGVPQYITDRALENLTPDALFVGFARRFATYKRATLLFRDIERLKRLVSNREKPVIFFFAGKAHPADRPGQALIKEIYHISMSEPFLGKIFILENYNMTLARYLVSGVDIWLNNPRRPREASGTSGEKVTVNGGINFSVLDGWWVEGFNGKNGWTIGEPKEYANNDIQDSEDSANLYYTLENAIIPEYFERSNGDPYSETWVRRMKESIRSITPVYSTHRMVKDYMNNLYKPAFEHKQLLTVDNYKKAKELVHWKQKISNAWKDVWVTEINPVEEFINTLHMQITCDVILDGLNPEDVKVEVYLVKEYQENQPPVSVVELKLKEKNTEGRCVYSGTVEIPKAGTYRYNVRVRPWHKDLLHPFETGMIRWMQIVS, encoded by the coding sequence ATGAAAAATTTTCGCAGGATAACTGTTCAAAGTTTTGTCCCCGAAGAGCTTCAGGAGCTGAAGCAATTCAGTTACAACTTATGGTGGAGCTGGAAACCCAATGCCCAGAAACTTTTCCGGACATTGGGGAATGAACTCTGGTATGACGTTGAACACAATCCTTTAAAACTTTTAAAATATTTGAGTCAAAACCAGTTCAATACAAAGGCAAACGATCCCGAATTTCTGGACATGATGAAGTCGGTTATGGATGAATTCAATCATTACATGTCCCGGAAGGACACCTGGTTTGACAAGACATACCCTGAAAAAAAGGATTTCCTGGTTGCCTATTTTTCAGCAGAATTCGGCATTCATGAAAGTGTACCGGTTTACTCCGGTGGTTTGGGGATTTTGGCTGGTGACCACTGTAAAAGTGCCAGTGATCTGGGCATTCCCCTGGTTGGTGTGGGAATGATGTACAAACAGGGTTATTTCAACCAACAGATAGATGGGGACGGGAACCAGGAGAATATGTATCCAAGTTATGACTTTGGAGAAATTCCCATACAACTGACCCGGGACGAGAAAGGAAACCCCCGTAAAATTTTCATCAATTTACCCGGCCGGAAAGTTTATGCCCAGATCTGGCGTATGCAGGCCGGGAGGACATCCATCTACCTTTTAGATACGGATATTCAGGAAAACCTGCCGGAAGACCGGATTCTTACATCCCAGCTGTACGGTGGAGATCATGAAATGCGGATCACCCAGGAACTGCTATTGGGTATCGGAGGTGTCCGTGCCTTGCGTTTACTGGGTTATAAGCCCTCTGTCTGGCACATGAATGAGGGGCATTCAGCCTTTCTGGTCCTTGAAAGAGTCCGGGAACTGGTTGACCAGGGCATTGCATTCGATGTGGCCAAAGAAATCGTATCCAGCAACTCCATTTTCACCACCCATACACCTGTTTCGGCAGGACACGATGCCTTCGATGAAGCACTGATGCATAAATATTTTGATCATTGTTTCCAGAATTACGGATTGGACTGGAATACCTTTTTTATGCTGGGGCGGGATGTCAACAAAAACTTCAGCATGACGGTCCTTGCCATGAAGATGGCAAAAAGCTGCAACGGTGTGAGTCGTCTTCACGGTGAGGTAAGCCGCCGTTTGTGGAGTGATGTATGGAAAGATATTCCGTTATGTGAGATTCCCATTACCCATGTGACCAACGGCATCCACACGGAAACCTGGGTCTCCCGGGAATTCAGAAAGCTCTATAATGAATACCTGGGTGACGACTGGATTTTAAGAATAGATGATCCCGAGATGTGGAAAACAGTCAACGACATTCCGGCAGGGCGGATTTGGAATGTTCACAAGACCCGAAAACAGCGTCTTGTGGATGTAGTAAAGCAGCGGATCAGAAACCGGGACCAGCGGAATGGTGTCCCCCAATACATTACAGATCGGGCCCTGGAAAACCTGACGCCCGATGCTCTTTTTGTGGGATTTGCCCGGCGTTTCGCTACCTATAAGCGGGCAACCCTTCTTTTCCGGGATATTGAACGTTTAAAACGCCTTGTGTCCAACCGGGAAAAACCGGTCATCTTTTTCTTTGCCGGGAAAGCCCATCCTGCAGACCGTCCGGGACAAGCTCTGATCAAGGAAATTTACCATATCAGTATGAGTGAACCGTTTCTGGGGAAAATTTTCATCCTGGAAAATTACAATATGACCCTGGCCCGCTATCTTGTTTCAGGAGTGGATATCTGGCTGAATAATCCCCGGCGTCCCCGTGAAGCCAGCGGTACATCCGGTGAAAAGGTCACCGTAAACGGCGGTATCAATTTTTCAGTCCTTGACGGCTGGTGGGTGGAAGGATTCAACGGAAAAAACGGGTGGACCATAGGTGAACCGAAAGAATATGCCAACAACGACATTCAGGACAGTGAGGACAGTGCCAACCTGTATTATACATTGGAGAATGCCATTATTCCCGAATATTTCGAACGCTCAAACGGGGATCCTTATTCGGAAACCTGGGTCCGTCGTATGAAAGAATCCATTCGATCCATAACACCGGTGTACAGCACTCACAGGATGGTGAAGGACTACATGAATAACCTTTATAAACCAGCTTTTGAACACAAGCAACTTCTAACTGTTGACAATTATAAAAAAGCAAAAGAGTTGGTTCATTGGAAGCAGAAAATTTCTAATGCCTGGAAGGATGTCTGGGTTACGGAAATCAACCCGGTTGAAGAATTTATCAATACATTGCACATGCAAATAACCTGTGATGTCATACTGGACGGACTGAATCCCGAAGATGTAAAAGTGGAAGTGTATCTGGTTAAGGAATACCAGGAAAATCAACCGCCCGTATCTGTTGTGGAATTGAAACTTAAGGAAAAAAACACCGAAGGAAGATGCGTTTATTCCGGAACGGTGGAAATTCCAAAAGCAGGGACCTACAGATACAATGTTCGGGTAAGACCCTGGCACAAAGACCTGCTGCACCCCTTTGAAACGGGGATGATCCGCTGGATGCAGATCGTTAGTTAG
- a CDS encoding ROK family transcriptional regulator: MNAEQKGRPSYLYHLNQSRIFRLIRSSGKISRNQLARKTGLSIPTISRSLQNLKNLELVVSSGSRESGKKGGRPPQLFHFPATQNYAIGIDLEKETLSCILADMSGKIREFITMETPAGATVENVNQRIMQCIEEMQNKIPSKGLLRGVGLSVPGLVNRQEGILTYSHTFGWKDIPLVSLIRRTTRIPVFLDNEANLLSLGELCFGSGKIYKNFICIDIRYGIGCGIVYQNRLLDIPGELGQICLDDLTGDKKGLPRLTLEDRASDHAVLQKVEAMLQQGTTSSFLNSFTGPLTLDKFKKALQKNDQAAQTIFNQALSDLGIALAFLVNIFHPEAFIFHGPLTENNPSFYTRLREVIDHCSLSPFSATLDLKPACFQNMGGAVGAVALVLQELLNLNPDFFSKS; the protein is encoded by the coding sequence TTGAATGCTGAACAAAAAGGCCGTCCCAGTTATTTATATCATTTGAATCAATCACGTATATTCAGGCTCATCCGGTCAAGCGGAAAAATTTCCAGGAATCAGCTTGCCCGGAAAACCGGTCTGAGTATCCCCACGATCAGCCGATCCCTTCAGAATCTGAAAAATTTAGAATTGGTTGTTTCTTCCGGAAGCCGGGAATCCGGTAAAAAGGGGGGGCGCCCGCCGCAACTGTTCCATTTCCCGGCCACTCAAAATTATGCTATTGGTATAGATCTTGAGAAAGAGACTTTATCCTGTATCCTGGCGGATATGTCCGGGAAAATCCGGGAGTTTATCACAATGGAAACACCGGCCGGAGCAACGGTGGAGAATGTGAACCAAAGGATCATGCAATGTATCGAGGAGATGCAAAATAAAATACCTTCCAAGGGGCTGTTGAGAGGAGTGGGATTATCGGTTCCGGGACTTGTCAACAGGCAGGAAGGAATCCTCACGTACTCCCACACCTTTGGCTGGAAAGATATTCCCCTGGTCTCCCTTATCCGAAGAACAACCCGTATCCCGGTCTTTTTGGATAATGAGGCGAATCTTCTTTCTCTGGGTGAACTCTGTTTCGGATCAGGAAAAATATATAAAAATTTTATATGTATCGATATCCGTTATGGCATTGGATGCGGTATTGTGTATCAGAACAGGCTGTTGGATATCCCCGGGGAGCTGGGACAAATTTGTTTGGATGACCTTACGGGAGACAAAAAAGGATTGCCACGATTAACACTGGAAGACAGGGCGTCGGATCATGCTGTTCTGCAAAAAGTCGAAGCAATGCTTCAACAGGGAACAACATCCTCATTTCTCAATTCATTTACCGGACCTTTGACACTGGATAAATTCAAAAAGGCGCTGCAAAAAAATGATCAGGCAGCACAGACAATCTTCAATCAGGCCCTGTCAGACTTGGGTATTGCCCTGGCCTTTCTGGTAAATATCTTTCATCCCGAAGCCTTTATTTTTCATGGTCCGTTGACAGAAAATAATCCTTCTTTTTATACACGGTTACGGGAAGTCATTGACCATTGCTCACTCAGTCCGTTTTCTGCGACTCTGGATTTAAAACCCGCCTGTTTTCAGAATATGGGAGGTGCCGTTGGGGCCGTAGCCCTGGTGTTACAAGAACTCCTCAATCTGAACCCTGACTTTTTTTCCAAATCCTGA
- the ablB gene encoding putative beta-lysine N-acetyltransferase, which yields MTDKTEYIGKSLIQHGTYNDRIYLMKWGGDDPEFIADSLLELARLKHYTKVFVRIPEKAVQPFIDRGFLTEAVIPDLYAGKEKGFFLGYFLSDRRKKLKREEHLNKVLRTAQEKAVKPAPVSLKKGFTLRMAEEKELPELAKVYQAIFPEYPFPVGNPGFLKESMESGHNRYFMVHNGEKIIAASSAEMYRDHAFVEMTDFATLPDYRGHSLARHLLKEMEKFCSKEGFITAYTIARAVSFGMNITFSRLGYEYCGTMINNTRIGKGIESMNVWYRGLRG from the coding sequence ATGACGGATAAAACGGAATATATCGGGAAATCCCTGATTCAGCACGGGACATATAATGACCGGATTTATCTCATGAAATGGGGAGGGGATGATCCTGAATTCATTGCCGATTCCCTGCTTGAATTAGCCCGGCTCAAACACTATACCAAGGTTTTTGTCAGGATTCCCGAAAAGGCAGTCCAGCCTTTTATTGACAGGGGATTTTTAACAGAAGCCGTGATACCGGATTTATACGCCGGTAAAGAGAAAGGGTTTTTTTTAGGATATTTTCTCTCTGACCGGCGGAAGAAACTCAAACGGGAAGAGCACTTAAATAAAGTACTTCGAACGGCTCAGGAAAAAGCGGTTAAACCAGCCCCGGTTTCGCTGAAAAAGGGTTTTACCCTTCGGATGGCAGAAGAAAAGGAACTTCCTGAACTCGCAAAGGTATATCAGGCCATTTTTCCGGAATACCCCTTTCCTGTTGGAAATCCTGGTTTTTTGAAGGAATCCATGGAATCGGGACACAACCGATATTTTATGGTTCATAATGGAGAAAAGATTATTGCTGCTTCTTCCGCTGAAATGTACCGGGATCACGCTTTTGTAGAAATGACGGATTTTGCCACACTGCCTGATTATCGCGGACACTCTCTGGCAAGACATCTGTTGAAGGAAATGGAGAAATTCTGTTCGAAAGAGGGCTTTATAACAGCCTACACAATAGCACGGGCCGTGTCTTTCGGCATGAATATCACTTTCTCCCGCCTCGGTTATGAATATTGCGGGACGATGATAAATAATACACGAATTGGGAAAGGGATTGAGAGTATGAATGTGTGGTATAGGGGGTTGAGAGGTTGA
- a CDS encoding HAMP domain-containing histidine kinase: MTKNTVKIHYPYRERSSKNELKFQISLFDQKNEFTKPLNYILEIVAILNQNRQIVYANDKFKALINSTGDSSDVFGLRPGEYLKCTHAMHSEFGCGTTDFCKYCGANQAIRKSLDGKHELQTCRIMREDGGAWELQIRTYPFIFHGENFVFLAALDISHESRRRALERVFFHDLKNTAGSIRGFTKMLVNDRFKPERKTEFREILQRLGYQLIDEIESQQQILAAEENILECNIEEIHIPDFLFMLRENFIHLPLAENKEIKIDPTPDSFTMQTDKTLLRRVLGNCIKNALEAVSKEAEITLTATRKDEQVSFAIHNPGVMPEAVKRQIFQRSFSTKGPGRGLGTYSIRLFTKKYLNGSVHFTSQEDMGTTFYITLPLSLREAREKNRL; this comes from the coding sequence ATGACAAAAAACACTGTCAAGATTCATTATCCATACCGTGAACGGAGCTCGAAAAATGAGCTGAAATTTCAGATATCTCTTTTTGATCAAAAAAATGAGTTTACAAAACCGCTGAACTATATTTTGGAGATTGTCGCGATCTTAAATCAGAACCGGCAGATTGTCTATGCAAACGATAAATTTAAAGCATTAATAAATTCTACGGGCGATTCCAGTGACGTATTTGGATTAAGACCGGGTGAATATTTAAAATGTACCCATGCTATGCATTCAGAGTTTGGATGCGGAACCACGGATTTCTGTAAGTATTGCGGTGCCAACCAGGCGATCAGGAAGTCTTTAGACGGGAAGCACGAGCTACAGACTTGCCGTATCATGCGTGAAGATGGGGGTGCCTGGGAATTACAGATAAGAACCTACCCATTTATTTTTCATGGAGAAAACTTTGTGTTTCTTGCGGCCCTGGATATTAGCCATGAATCCAGACGCCGCGCTCTGGAAAGAGTATTCTTTCACGACTTAAAAAATACAGCCGGCAGCATCCGTGGTTTTACTAAAATGCTTGTGAATGACCGGTTTAAACCTGAAAGAAAAACTGAATTTCGGGAGATCTTACAACGTTTGGGTTACCAATTGATTGATGAAATTGAATCCCAACAGCAAATTCTGGCGGCGGAGGAAAATATATTAGAATGTAATATAGAAGAAATCCATATTCCCGACTTTCTATTCATGTTACGGGAAAATTTTATTCATCTCCCTTTGGCTGAAAACAAAGAAATCAAAATAGACCCTACACCCGATTCGTTTACCATGCAAACCGATAAAACCCTTTTACGGCGGGTACTTGGTAATTGTATAAAAAATGCCCTGGAGGCGGTTTCCAAAGAGGCCGAAATTACACTAACTGCTACCCGGAAAGATGAGCAGGTTTCATTTGCAATACACAATCCCGGGGTAATGCCTGAAGCCGTGAAGCGACAGATATTCCAACGCTCATTTTCCACAAAAGGTCCCGGCAGGGGATTAGGAACTTACAGCATCCGTTTATTCACGAAAAAATATCTAAATGGATCTGTACATTTTACAAGCCAGGAAGATATGGGAACAACTTTTTACATAACACTTCCTCTTTCCCTGAGAGAAGCACGTGAAAAGAATAGGTTGTAA
- a CDS encoding hydrolase, producing the protein MNIAVDFDGTLVEHRYPAIGKEIPYAFESLKILQKKGHKLILWTYRTGESLAEAVEYCKKKGIEFWAVNESYPGENRGKNIGRKINAEIYIDDRNIGGLPSWTEILQLLHPEDYDMEFLYKKNIKRNILRRIFDHLR; encoded by the coding sequence ATGAACATTGCAGTGGATTTTGACGGGACACTGGTTGAACACCGTTATCCGGCGATAGGAAAAGAAATACCCTATGCTTTTGAATCCCTGAAAATATTACAGAAGAAGGGACACAAACTTATTTTATGGACTTACCGGACAGGAGAGAGCCTGGCGGAAGCTGTGGAATACTGTAAAAAGAAAGGTATTGAATTCTGGGCTGTAAATGAAAGTTATCCCGGAGAAAACAGGGGAAAAAATATCGGTCGAAAAATTAATGCCGAGATTTATATTGATGACCGAAATATTGGTGGATTGCCGTCATGGACCGAGATACTTCAGTTACTCCATCCGGAAGATTACGACATGGAATTCCTGTATAAAAAGAATATCAAACGGAATATTTTAAGACGTATTTTTGACCACCTTCGCTAA
- the metH gene encoding methionine synthase, with the protein MTISRKAFHEYLTRGVCIIDGAMGTLIDDAGLMPEDYSGYEGCPEILNVSRPDLIESIHRQYLDAGAHIIETNTFGANTLVLKEHGLDDRTYELNLEGAKRARKAVDAMKDKRNFCLVAGSVGPGSRMPSLNHVSPDDIYIAYKPQILGLTDGGVDLLIIETAQDLLHVKTLVRLILDVAPDIPLIVSVTIESNGTMLAGSDIPAVVTALSPYPLSALGLNCATGPVGMRSHVRLMAELSPFPVFAMPNAGLPVHKKGRFVYELEPETMASEIEVFVRDMGASIVGGCCGSTPRHIRCISEKVGTGRKIPFRKISRETAVSSLYQNQAIRVKPAPLLIGERANANGSRAFRKALLREDWDAMMSIVNAQEQEGAHVVDVSLSVVGRDEKKDTVYFFRRLNTECRLPLQIDSTDPVVIETALKHCAGRCIVNSANLENGEETFLSMANLCKRYGAMLICLTIDEEGMAKTAERKSAIAGRMIALAEKAGLRREDLFIDTLTFTLGSGEDADRNTAVETLRAVKDIRDSFPEVHLLLGVSNVSFGLKPRIRHMLNSVMLYEAVRAGMHAAIIHPGKIMPLSDIPESLLALCRKLIYNDTTAGDPLIHLIQAGGENIPNVDFTTQVELTPEENLQKKLLHGDSAGLEKLLMVLKDKKSPLNIINDILLPGMKEIGELFGSGKMQLPFVLKSASVMKKAVDILKPFMDKNEKMIQGTIVLATVRGDVHDIGKNLVDVVLSNNGFIVHNIGIRQSPEAVLNAVQTIKPDALGLSGLLVRSTLEMKNTLMVLKEHHITIPVLLGGAALTESFVREELAPVYEGMVFYAADAFQGLSILNSLDEKIEAKNIRRDKDKGDKILYKKEGCRKAEISFYDYPSPPFDGVRIRQKIDIDSLVNYLNRKTLFTFQWQLRKGKMSREDYEAFLKQEGEERLREMLCRDEIRESFCPGVVYACCPVRKISEDVLSVHLPGSSESFQLTFPRQKAGECLSAADYYSPHQDGLMPIQCVTLGNEAVRYSRRLYASHDYAEYFFYHGLLMQLTEALAEENHALIRHELGLDKQKAEKHRKPGTFQGIRISPGYPMAPELESQKMILELLKASEIGVSLTSGYQLIPECSTTALILLHPKAKYFNI; encoded by the coding sequence ATGACGATCAGCAGAAAAGCCTTTCATGAGTATCTTACCCGGGGTGTTTGTATTATAGATGGAGCCATGGGGACCCTGATTGACGATGCCGGCCTGATGCCGGAGGATTACTCCGGTTACGAAGGATGTCCTGAGATTCTGAATGTTTCCCGCCCGGATCTCATTGAATCCATTCACCGGCAGTATCTCGATGCCGGTGCACATATTATTGAGACAAATACCTTTGGAGCCAATACCCTTGTCTTGAAAGAACACGGTTTGGATGACCGGACCTACGAACTGAATCTGGAAGGGGCGAAACGGGCTCGAAAAGCAGTCGACGCAATGAAGGACAAGAGGAATTTTTGCCTGGTTGCCGGATCGGTGGGACCCGGAAGCCGCATGCCCTCCTTGAATCATGTAAGTCCCGATGACATCTACATAGCCTATAAACCGCAGATTCTGGGACTGACAGACGGAGGTGTGGATCTGTTGATCATTGAAACTGCCCAGGATCTGCTTCATGTCAAGACCCTGGTACGTCTTATTCTGGATGTTGCCCCGGACATTCCTCTGATTGTTTCTGTCACGATTGAATCCAACGGCACAATGCTGGCCGGATCTGATATTCCGGCAGTGGTGACGGCTTTGTCTCCATATCCGCTGTCTGCTTTGGGACTCAATTGTGCCACAGGGCCTGTGGGAATGCGTTCTCATGTGCGCCTGATGGCCGAATTATCCCCTTTTCCAGTGTTTGCCATGCCCAATGCCGGATTGCCGGTTCACAAAAAGGGACGCTTTGTTTATGAGCTGGAGCCGGAAACGATGGCTTCGGAAATCGAGGTTTTTGTCCGGGATATGGGTGCTTCCATTGTTGGCGGTTGTTGCGGTTCCACACCCCGTCATATCCGATGTATTTCTGAAAAAGTGGGAACCGGCCGGAAGATTCCCTTCCGGAAGATATCCCGCGAGACTGCCGTCTCATCCCTGTATCAAAACCAGGCAATCCGTGTGAAACCTGCTCCCCTACTGATTGGTGAACGGGCTAACGCCAATGGTTCCAGGGCTTTCAGAAAAGCATTACTTCGGGAAGACTGGGATGCCATGATGTCCATTGTGAACGCTCAGGAACAGGAAGGCGCCCATGTTGTGGATGTCTCCCTTTCCGTCGTTGGACGGGACGAAAAAAAGGATACGGTGTATTTTTTTCGCCGTTTGAATACGGAATGCCGCCTTCCCCTTCAAATTGACAGTACCGATCCTGTGGTTATAGAAACAGCCCTGAAACACTGCGCCGGACGTTGCATTGTCAATTCGGCCAACTTGGAAAACGGGGAAGAGACTTTCCTTTCCATGGCCAACCTTTGTAAACGATACGGAGCCATGTTGATTTGCCTGACGATTGACGAAGAGGGGATGGCTAAAACGGCCGAGCGGAAGAGTGCCATTGCCGGCCGAATGATTGCTCTGGCGGAAAAGGCCGGACTCCGCAGAGAGGATTTGTTTATTGACACCCTTACATTTACCCTGGGAAGCGGGGAGGATGCAGACCGGAATACGGCGGTGGAAACCCTCAGAGCCGTAAAAGATATCAGAGATTCTTTTCCGGAAGTACATTTGCTTCTGGGGGTAAGCAATGTTTCCTTCGGATTGAAACCCCGCATCCGGCACATGTTGAACTCGGTGATGCTTTATGAGGCTGTCCGGGCAGGAATGCATGCAGCGATCATCCATCCCGGAAAAATCATGCCTCTTTCAGATATCCCCGAATCGTTACTGGCCTTATGCCGCAAACTGATTTACAATGATACTACAGCCGGAGACCCCCTGATTCATCTGATTCAGGCAGGCGGTGAAAACATTCCGAATGTAGATTTTACCACACAGGTTGAGTTGACACCGGAGGAGAACCTGCAAAAAAAACTTCTCCATGGGGATTCCGCCGGACTGGAAAAGCTGTTGATGGTATTAAAGGATAAAAAATCCCCCCTGAATATTATCAATGATATCCTTTTACCGGGCATGAAGGAAATCGGTGAGCTTTTCGGATCCGGGAAAATGCAGCTCCCTTTTGTCCTGAAATCGGCATCAGTCATGAAAAAAGCCGTGGATATCCTGAAACCCTTCATGGATAAAAACGAAAAAATGATTCAGGGCACGATAGTTCTGGCTACTGTGCGGGGGGATGTTCACGACATTGGGAAAAATCTGGTGGATGTGGTTTTATCCAATAACGGTTTTATTGTCCACAATATCGGCATCCGACAGTCTCCCGAGGCTGTCTTGAATGCTGTTCAAACTATTAAACCCGATGCCCTTGGACTGAGCGGACTCCTGGTCCGGTCGACCCTTGAAATGAAAAACACTCTGATGGTTCTGAAAGAACACCATATCACCATCCCCGTTTTGCTTGGAGGTGCAGCCCTGACAGAATCCTTTGTGCGTGAAGAACTGGCACCGGTTTATGAGGGAATGGTTTTTTATGCCGCCGATGCATTTCAGGGCTTGTCTATCCTGAATTCTCTGGATGAAAAGATTGAAGCGAAAAATATCCGCCGGGATAAAGACAAGGGGGATAAGATTTTATATAAAAAGGAAGGATGCCGTAAAGCAGAGATTTCTTTCTATGATTACCCATCTCCGCCTTTTGATGGAGTACGTATCCGACAAAAGATAGATATTGACTCGCTTGTGAACTATCTGAATCGCAAAACCCTGTTTACGTTCCAATGGCAATTACGCAAAGGTAAGATGTCCCGTGAGGATTACGAAGCTTTTCTGAAACAGGAAGGGGAAGAACGTTTACGGGAGATGCTCTGCCGGGATGAAATCCGGGAATCTTTCTGTCCCGGGGTGGTTTATGCCTGTTGCCCGGTTCGGAAAATATCGGAAGATGTACTTTCAGTACACCTCCCCGGTAGTTCCGAATCATTTCAGCTGACCTTTCCCAGGCAAAAGGCAGGGGAGTGCCTGTCCGCAGCAGATTATTATTCGCCGCATCAGGACGGACTTATGCCCATTCAGTGTGTAACCCTGGGGAATGAGGCTGTCCGTTACAGCCGCCGGTTGTACGCATCTCATGATTATGCCGAATATTTTTTCTATCATGGCCTCTTAATGCAATTAACCGAAGCCCTGGCCGAGGAAAATCATGCCCTGATACGCCACGAACTGGGACTGGACAAACAAAAAGCGGAAAAACACCGGAAACCCGGAACTTTCCAGGGAATCCGGATCAGTCCGGGATATCCCATGGCACCGGAGCTGGAAAGCCAGAAGATGATTCTCGAACTCCTTAAGGCTTCTGAAATCGGTGTCAGCCTGACATCGGGTTATCAACTGATACCTGAATGCTCCACAACAGCCCTGATTCTGCTCCATCCAAAGGCAAAATACTTTAATATATAA
- a CDS encoding 3'-5' exonuclease, with product MKESNITVLDFETTGSVADYPDEPWQIGLIVLEKGKANREKSLNRFLHVGDRPINPYVPGRHARIRHLLERSPRLVELWHEIRPFIDNQILAAHNTGTEKKILGNVFPAHSDGIWIDTLNLSRQVWPGLLKYNLEYLLEMLNLTEAVRKICPNGHPHDAYYDAVGAALILEMILKQPGWDKITVRQAQKLSAKRK from the coding sequence TTGAAAGAAAGCAACATAACGGTCCTCGATTTTGAAACAACGGGGTCGGTGGCAGATTACCCGGATGAACCTTGGCAAATTGGGCTTATAGTCCTGGAAAAAGGGAAAGCAAACCGGGAAAAAAGCCTTAATCGTTTTCTGCACGTAGGAGATCGGCCGATTAATCCTTATGTTCCTGGCCGTCATGCCCGTATACGGCATTTGTTGGAACGTTCTCCCCGGCTGGTTGAATTATGGCATGAAATACGCCCTTTTATTGATAATCAGATTTTAGCGGCTCATAATACGGGAACAGAAAAAAAAATTTTGGGAAATGTCTTCCCTGCCCATTCGGACGGGATTTGGATAGATACTCTTAATCTGAGCCGGCAGGTGTGGCCGGGACTGCTAAAATATAACCTGGAATATTTGCTTGAAATGCTGAATCTCACTGAAGCCGTGAGAAAAATCTGTCCCAACGGACATCCCCATGATGCCTACTATGATGCTGTGGGAGCAGCTTTAATACTGGAAATGATTCTAAAACAACCCGGCTGGGATAAAATAACTGTCAGGCAGGCTCAAAAATTGTCTGCAAAACGCAAGTGA